Within Felis catus isolate Fca126 chromosome A1, F.catus_Fca126_mat1.0, whole genome shotgun sequence, the genomic segment CAAAATGGGTGcatcattttatgttcccaccagcagtgtaggaGGGTTCCAGGTTCCCCACATCCTGACCATCTCTTGTTACGGTCTTTCCATTTCAGCCATCCTGGTgggtctcactgtggttttggtttgcatttccctgaaggctaatgatgttgagcatttattcatataattcttggccatttgtacagctttttggagagatgtctattcAAATCTGTTGCCTATATAGTTGGGATgtcttttgattgttttttttttttaattccagtgtagttaacacacagtgttatattagtcccaggtgtacaatatagtgatccagtGGATCACTATACTACTCAGTATAGTATCACATATACTACTCAGTGCCCATccagataagtgtattcttaatcctccttacctatttcatccattcccctcccccacctcccaagtTCCTTATTAGACATGTGATTTACTCATATATTCTCACactctgtagcttgtcttttcactctctggATGGTGTCCTTTAAAGTGCAAAAGCTCTTAATTTGgataaagtctaatttatctattgttcttttgttgttgtgcttttggtgtcatacctaagAAACCATTGTAACCCAAAGAAGCAggtatatttttacatattacaGTTACAAATTTTTATATTCCTAAGTGGTTTTCCAGTCAGTCCTCATTACATAATCTATAAACAGCTGTGTGCATATACAGTGACATGGGTGGAAGAGaatcaagaaatatatttttaaaggcactGAATTAGCAGTCTTCCCCAGTGTTGACTAAACTGCCATAAATACAGTAGCCTAGATATGAATGGTCCATCAACAATATGAATATCTGCACCAGGCTGAGGcatgaaacaaaagaaatctcCGAAATCTAACAATATTCACATGGTACAGATATGCCTAATATCTAACTAGTAACTAGTTCTAactagaaatttaatttttttgtccttttgtattGGTTATTCTCTGCCCTCCCACTTTAGCTGTTTGATCTcctgtgtcctgctctgtgcttgGGAGGCTGATAGATTTACTCCTATCGAATGACGTGGATTTCCTTGCTAATCTGACTTTCTGTCGCACTTGGGTCAACGAGATGAAGGTGGAGAGAAAGCTTGTAGTGTCTTGTCTCTGCTCCCTATTTGGGCCACCTTCTCTGGGTGCCTTCTCCACTGCCCACTCCGCCATACTGCTTGGACTTCATGAAAGTCGCTATGGAACCAGCTGAGTGGGATCCTGTTTTTGCTAGGATTCGAATTCAGGCCCAGCCCTAACATTTGTGGGGTCCAGTGTAAGAATACACTTAGAAGCCTATATATTATATTGTAAGTATTTGTGAGTTACAGTTCTAACGAACAGACTGTTCAGTAAGCTATGTTTCAACTACCCGCTCTGAGAAATATGCCTTCTATACCTTCACGATGATTTGGAAGGTCAGACACAGACTCCGAATTCTCAGACTCTTTGGAGTTCTGTGGAGGAACATGGCAGCACTGGCCGAGCTAGCTGGCCCTTGGCCCTCAGTCCCCAGCTGCAGGGTGCAGTCCGCCCACGCTGTGTTCTATCTCTTGCTCCATCCTGCTCAGAAAGGATCATTTACACATGGCTGTACACACCCCACTCTGCAATGCCAAGGTTGGGCTAGTTCTATGAAGAGTGATGGCTTGGCTACCCCTTTGGTCTAGAGGGGAACACACGGTCTACCCTCAGGAGAAAGGGTCTGAGGAAGAGGACCACCCAGGCACTGAAAGACATGAACCCAAAACTGTTTGGCTGGGAATTATGGGTCCCGGATACCCAGAGTATAGTCTAGAAGGGGGAGGTGTTGTGAGCTCCCGGGTGGGCATCTGCCTGGCCCTGAGCACTCCTCTACTCTTGAGGCAAGGCCTGGCTAGATGCAAGCCTTCTAAAGCGGGAGACGCTGGGCAGGGCACCCCTGCCTGAACATAAGCCTCTACCGAACACAGAATTTACTTACCACTTAATTCAAAAGGCGTTCTGAACAAAAAAAGTGTTGTAGAATATTCGGAAGAATCAAACATCGGTTGTCCATAGATTTCAGTTGATACAGATTGTAAACTCATTATATTCATTGAGCAAATTAAACTCACCTTGTTCAGTAGAACGAACCACTTTTGATATCATGGACCGTAGAACAGAGAGCGGCACGATCGTGAAAAGGAATGGCAACCTGACTGTAAGAGAAATGGTGGGAAATCACTGGCCAAGTCAGAAGACGAATGGCcagttttaaatgtgaaatactttctttctgtgtccttttctatAAGCATCCTACCTCATTGCATCTAAGGACTGAATTAATTAATTGTAGACTTCGGTCTCATGACTTAAGAGAACACTATAGATGGGTCAGCTAAAGGTTACTTTACTTTGTTATTCTGGGAGTAAGAATAAGAGTTCATGGAGGTTTTAGGTCCTTGGGATTAGAACTGCGATTGGGACTGATGTGCTGTTTCCCTGATTATTACAGTGACCTCTCGTTCAGCAAGTTGTGACTTAGctttcttcatgtattttctggttttgcttCCTTAGACTTGACGTTCTTAGTGTTAGCATGCTTTTAGTATATTGACACACTTATCGAGAAATTGGTTATCTTTCTGCTTGTTCATCTTTGTGCTGAATCATTTTATGAGCCCAGATCACCTCTCCTCTTCAATTATGACCCCTGATAGTAGCATTTCTAGTTCTTTGACAAAACAGTAATAGATTATTTTTGCAGATGATGTTAAAGTTTTCACGCACATATCAACTTACTTGATTGACCTTGGCAATTccaagggagacagggagaaccgacatttactgaataccaggccttgtgctaagtgctttgcagGGATCTCGTCTAATATTCTTGTAACCCTCTGAATTAGGTACTACTGTGcccattttacatttgaataaatgaaggcCCTGAGTACTTGAGTAATTTGCTTAAGATCACCTGGTGCCATATAGATGGACATTAAACCTGATTCTCTTTGGTCACCCTGCTTCCCTGCAAGGTAGCAAGAGGTTGGCAGTGGCTTTGTAGAAAAAGATGAAATCGGACGTTTCCTAAGGTCCCACTTGACAGATCCCTTAGCTCTTTCAAAGGCGGCATCTCACTCAAGCCCTACAGAAACCACCTGTGGGGTAGGTAGTcgaggaagtggtccagtttgcCAAAAAATGATTTATCAAAAGCCAATTGACGGAATGACCAATTTGCAAAACCTTGTcttaaagaattttcttcttgaatatattcaacaaatgtgaattttataaatcttttgagtttattttatgtGATGATCTTTAattcttatggggcgcctggtggctcagccagtggagcgtatgactcttgatcttggggttgtgagtgagctccacgttggatgtggagattacttaaaaataaaatcttaaaaaataatttttaaaaagttttatggaAAGTAGTCTTCTTAGCAGCACTTTAAGAAATATTCAAGTTGGCAGAAAGCTCTATTGAAGAATTGACTCACAAGAAGAATGcttctcaaaacaattttttggcAAGTATGCAAATTTAGAAAATTGTGGTTAATCATTAGTGTTTTTTAAACCAATTGGCTTTCACTTCCTGGCAAAGTGCCTTAACTGAACTAGAATGCGTTAAATAGAGAATGTTAAACTAAAAGTTTCTCACCCAGCAGactaaattcattttatataaacatcAAATACATGGTTAGTTCTAAGGCTACATTTTGTATCTTACCTAAAAACATCATTAATGTCGTTCTGGCAAAAGCAGTCATAACCATTCCTGCCATGGTGGTAAAGATTCCAATGAAGGCCATGTGAATGTCTTCCATACAGTAAGAAAAAAGCCATATTCCTAGGAAACTGCTGAAAAAGGTAATGCTACCCAGAGCCGATCCATAACCTATAAAGACTTCATTCCAGCAGAGTGGGGAATCCAATTCATAAAGgataaaaatgggggaaatgccAATTGTCACGAAAAAATAAGTGATCATTGTAAAAAGTAACAAACAGAGAAAATACCGTCGCTTAccagaagcatttttaaaaagcatgtaagTTCggtaaaataggtttttaaagcCTTCGCTACATGATATGGCAACATTCGGAGATGAAGATTCTTTCAATGAATcgccaagaaaaaataaaatataaatcaagttAACAGCAAAAGCCATACTAATAATGAAAAAGGACCACACAAAACCTAGTTCTCTGATAAAATAGCCAGAAGACAGTCCCGTTAATCCAGTGACAAGTCCAAGTATGAAGTCAATTATAGCTATTCGAattgttctttgtttctgttcTACACATTGATCAACTACGTAGGCAAAACAGGCCCCTAAAAATGTGGTAGAATTGCCACACAGTGCACCGATAAAGGTGGATGCAATCAGAAGCTGGACTGGAAAAGCAAAGTAGGAGAGCACACAGAGCCAAACACTGGTTGCAAGGGCACCAGCGGAAGACAAAATCAAAGGGAACTTCCGCCCTCGATGATCACTATGAGACAGAAGTATGAACGTAGACACTAGACCAGGAATTAGCCCACTTATGTCCATCTGCAGATTAAAGAGAGACACCTTCTTCTGAACTTcctgcaaagaaacaaaaagaagaggaTGTGTTTACAGAGATATAGACAACATGCATGAAAATATCACAGCgcgtgcttttcttttttccagtacGTCGCCAATAAGGAATCTCTGCGGCATGGGTTTGATACAGCCTGAAAATTCATCCAGTTCACAAAGCAAATATCAAGAGGTGACACAGGAATCAAAGCTCAGTCATAATATTCAAGTACCGTGGCGGGGACTTTcactcataaaaagaaaattgggtaTTGCGGCGCGTCTGTCTTATATAGGGGCTCCACAGACCCCAAGACATCTGGGACTGGCCATATAaggacatttcttccttctgtgaACAGCTAGCACGGAGATCATGACCACTGTTGTAAAGCAAGAGCAACACCCTTTCCCGTGACAGATCCTTCTGTCTACTTAAAAGGGAATGAATATCACGTGTAAATGTCATACTCGATAGACCTTTATTTAGGAGGCACTCAgttgcttttttcattttcacatgtGTCTCCACAAATAAGtttcttccagtttctttctttccttactaaaaaataagataaaaccccAAGAGAAGCTTTGCACTGACGAAGACGGATGGTAGCACGCCATGAACTGAGGAGGAAGGTAAATCCAGCTTCTCCAAGCCAACACAACCGGGGGCACACACAGGCTGGAAGATGTTACAGTCGCTGCACTGGTTGTTTGATGGAGAGCATTTGGGGTGATTTCTGTTTGCCACCTCTCtctgtattttccaagttttatgTAGAGTATGTGCCGTTTTTATAACAGGGATTactaaactcatttttaaaaacagatggaTTCATGTAATATTTAGAAAGCACCCTAGAACAACTGATGAAAAATCAAGTACTGAAATTAATGATCTTTTAAAAGAGTGagcctgtgtttatttttatacatcCATATAATGCAAGTAACTTCCCGTTACCAGGAAGTGTTGTCGTCACTAAGACTCAAAACTCCAGTCGTCTTTGTTTCTGGCCTTTCCCTTCACCCATGCCTGCCAACACCCGGTGCTTCTCATGACCTCTGCCTCTTTCCGGTCCCATCACTGCCACTGGGAGCACAAGGCTCCTAGTGCTCACCAGGACTCCCCGGGCAccttgctttccctctcttcaATTTGGTCTATGACCCAGCCTCGTCACTTTGTGGATCACACACCCTAATGGTGGGAGCGGCTTGCCAAAACACACTAGTGGCATGTCTCTCACCTGCTTATTAGCCCTCTGCCTGCTAGAGAAAGCTCACGCTTTCCATGTCTGTTATGTTAGGCCACCCAGATGAGGTCCAACCCCACTCTTCAGCATGATCTCCACTCCTTTCCCCAATACGCCATGTTACAGGCACAGGCCTTAGTCAAGTCCAACTTGGATTTGCCTGAAATGCCCAAACAGATGTAATCTCTCCTGCTGAACCTTCTCATCTGGCCATTATCGTTCTTCAGTTGCACTTTTTTGTGTAGCGATTaagagctctggagtcagatcgATCTAGATTCAGAAGGAGCCTGTTCTTTACATAGCAATtagagtgatttttattttttttttaaaacgtttatttattattgagagacagagagacacagagcatgagcaggagaggggtagagatagggggagacacagaatccgaaacaagctccaggctctgagctgtcagcacagagcccgacgcggggctcgaactcacaaactgcaagatcatgacccgagccgaagtcggtcacttaaccaactgagccacccaggcgcccctagagtgatttttaaaaacacaccaaCCAGCTCACGTTACTCCTCTACCCAAAATCCCTCGGTGGCTTTCCTGACAGTGGAATAAATCCGAATTCCTTGCCACGGTGTGGGCGGCGATATCATGACTTCTCTGATTTCAGGTCTGCCTCTTGGCTCCCCTCAGCCACATGCATTCCTCAGACACTCCACGCTCATTCACTTGTTTTGTACTTGCTGTGCCTTTTGCGATGACCACACGGCTCACTTCCTCAATTCAAAAGTCACTTCCTCAGAAGCCTTCTGTGAGCCATCCAGAGCAACCCCATCAacccccacccagggctccatGCCCTTATCTGGCTATAGTTTTCTTTAGAgacttgccccacccccacagggtGGGTTACTTTAATGGAGCTGCTCACCGTGTGCCCTCTCCACTACCACTAAGCTCTGGGAGGGCGGGCACTCGGTCTTCTTTACCACATCATCACGGATTCCAACCAAGTGCTTCACAGGGTGCCCCACAGACACTGGTTGTACCAGTGAATAAGCAGATAAAATAGGCGATGCGCTAGCTGTGTGTGATGCCGACCAAATTATTTATCCCTATAGCTTCATCTGACAAGAGGGGGGTATGAAGAGTCCCTATCTTGCAGGCTGTTGTGAGTGTGAGATTTAAAGTCAGCATGTCGACATAAGGCACACCGCAGAGACCCTATTATACGTTCACGCTTAGTCAACTCTGGTAGTTTCATTTTTACTAGGGCAGGCTTCTCGCGCACATCGTTGTGGCTCTACGG encodes:
- the SLC46A3 gene encoding solute carrier family 46 member 3, with product MKIFFVEPAICLSAFAMTLTAPLTTQYVYRRIWEETSNYSFVSDSNISECGKNTSSPIFAFQEEVQKKVSLFNLQMDISGLIPGLVSTFILLSHSDHRGRKFPLILSSAGALATSVWLCVLSYFAFPVQLLIASTFIGALCGNSTTFLGACFAYVVDQCVEQKQRTIRIAIIDFILGLVTGLTGLSSGYFIRELGFVWSFFIISMAFAVNLIYILFFLGDSLKESSSPNVAISCSEGFKNLFYRTYMLFKNASGKRRYFLCLLLFTMITYFFVTIGISPIFILYELDSPLCWNEVFIGYGSALGSITFFSSFLGIWLFSYCMEDIHMAFIGIFTTMAGMVMTAFARTTLMMFLVRLPFLFTIVPLSVLRSMISKVVRSTEQGTLFACIAFLETLGGVTAVSTFNGIYSATVAWYPGFTFLLSAVLLLIPAISLCIVKCTSWNEGSYVLLTQEEPSEDTSDS